A genome region from Myripristis murdjan chromosome 16, fMyrMur1.1, whole genome shotgun sequence includes the following:
- the stx17 gene encoding syntaxin-17, producing MAEESNKLTLRRLEAPIHKFIKVALPTDLERLQKHHNNIVKYQRCQQWDRLHLEHINASRTVQQLRANIREMEKLCSRVRAEDAAALEKLVKPVRDRASAAAQDFLLLHSNPAPQPAPPPASCVSSGCRADEDAGGEPGGESVSQVQLQLPEIPDDQSAAESWDTLEEDLKELNGLVTEFSLHVHSQQEKIDSIEDNINTAAANVEEGTKSLGKAVGYRLAVLPVAGALLGGVLGGPIGLLAGFKAAGVAAAVGGGALGFAGGNLIQKHRKTRVELQMKQLTAPPTEAEAEPQSDKDK from the exons ATGGCAGAAGAAAGCAACAAGCTGACACTGAGGCGCCTGGAGGCACCGATCCACAAGTTCATTAAAGTGGCTTTACCTACAGACCTGGAGAGACTGCAGAAGCACCACAATAACATAGTGAAG taCCAGCGTTGCCAGCAATGGGACCGCCTTCATCTGGAGCATATCAATGCCAGCCGCACCGTACAG cagctgagagcCAAtatcagagagatggagaagctgTGCAGTCGAGTCCGTGCTGAAGATGCCGCCGCCCTGGAGAAGCTCGTCAAGCCGGTTAGAGACCGGGCATCAGCTGCTGCACAAGACTTCTTGCTCTTGCACTCTAATCCCGCCCCTCAGCCAGCCCCACCGCCTGCTAGCTGCGTGTCCAGCGGTTGCCGTGCCGACGAGGATGCGGGCGGGGAGCCGGGTGGGGAGTCTGTCAGTCAAGTTCAGCTCCAGCTTCCAGAGATCCCTGACGATCAGAGTGCTGCTGAGTCTTGGGACACCTTGGAGGAG GATCTGAAGGAGCTGAATGGTTTGGTGACAGAGTTTTCTCTGCATGTCCAT TCCCAGCAGGAGAAGATTGACAGCATAGAAGACAACATCAACACAGCCGCTGCCAACGTGGAGGAGGGGACCAAGAGCCTGGGGAag GCGGTGGGCTACAGGTTGGCAGTGCTGCCGGTGGCTGGGGCCCTGCTGGGCGGAGTGTTGGGGGGTCCCATCGGCCTGCTGGCGGGGTTTAAAGCTGCAGGGGTGGCTGCGGCGGTGGGAGGTGGGGCCCTGGGTTTTGCAGGGGGCAACTTGATCCAGAAACACCGCAAAACCCGAGTGGAGCTACAGATGAAGCAACTGACAGCGCCACCCACAGAAGCAGAAGCCGAGCCACAGTCAGACAAGGACAAGTGA
- the erp44 gene encoding endoplasmic reticulum resident protein 44, with amino-acid sequence MKLLPTFPSVDVRFFTVILLVMGLSTPGQPEITSLDTGNIDDILNNAGVALVNFYADWCRFSQMLHPIFEEASNVVREEYPDTKQVVFARVDCDQHPDIAQRYRITKYPTLKLFRNGMMMKREYRGQRSVAAIADFIRQQKVDPVKEILSLEEVNTIDRSKRNIIGYFESKDSENYHTFEKVANILRDDCMFSAAFGAVSESERFSGDNVIYKPMGESIPDMVYLGSLTNFDLTYAWAQDKCVPLVREITFENGEELTEEGIPFLILFHVKEDTESLEKFQHEVARQLISEKGSINFLHADCDKFRHPLLHIQKTPADCPVIAIDSFRHMYVFPEFKDLSVPGKLRQFVLDLHSGKLHREFHHGPDPTDSTPGQEETGGEVASSPPESSFQKLAPSETRYTILSRDRDEL; translated from the exons ATGAAACTGTTACCCACATTTCCCTCTGTTGATGTCCGCTTCTTCACAGTCATACTGCTG GTGATGGGCCTCTCTACTCCAGGACAACCTGAAATCACCAGCCTGGACACGGGCAACATTGACGATATCCTCA ATAATGCTGGGGTGGCATTAGTGAATTTTTATGCAGACTG GTGTAGGTTCAGTCAAATGCTTCATCCTATTTTTGAGGAGGCATCTAACGTGGTGAGGGAGGAATATCCTGACACTAAGCAGGTGGTGTTTGCTCGTGTTGACTGCGACCAACATC CGGACATAGCACAGCGGTACCGCATCACTAAGTACCCAACGCTGAAGTTGTTTCGCAAtgggatgatgatgaagagggagtaccggggtcagaggtcagtcgCGGCCATCGCTGACTTCATCCGCCAGCAGAAGGTCGACCCCGTGAAAGAGATACTATCATTGGAGGAGGTTAATACTATAGAT AGAAGCAAGCGAAACATCATAGGCTATTTTGAGAGCAAGGACTCAGAAAACTATCACACGTTTGAGAAGGTTGCCAACATCCTCCGAGATGACTGCATGTTCTCAGCTGCCTTTGG TGCGGTGTCGGAGTCGGAGCGCTTCAGTGGAGACAATGTGATCTACAAGCCAATGGGGGAAAGCATCCCTGACATGGTCTACCTGGGGTCACTCACCAACTTCGACCTGACCTACGCTTGGGCCCAGGACAAATGTGTGCCGCTGGTCCGGGAGATCACATTTGAAAACGGAGAG gagCTGACTGAAGAGGGGATCCCATTCCTCATCTTGTTCCATGTAAAGGAAGACACTGAGAGTTTAGAGAAGTTCCAACACGAGGTGGCTCGCCAGCTTATCAGCGAAAAAG gGTCTATAAACTTCCTGCATGCAGACTGCGATAAGTTCCGCCATCCACTGCTGCACATTCAAAAGACTCCTGCTGACTGTCCTGTCATTGCTATAGACTCATTTAGACACATGTATGTCTTTCCCGAATTCAAAGATCTCAG TGTCCCTGGCAAGCTGAGACAGTTTGTGCTGGACCTTCACTCTGGGAAGCTACACCGAGAGTTCCACCATGGACCCGACCCCACAGACAGCACGCCCGGACAG GAGGAAACGGGAGGAGAAGTGGCCAGCAGCCCCCCAGAGAGTTCATTCCAGAAGCTGGCGCCCAGTGAGACTCGCTACACCATCTTGAGCAGGGACCGCGACGAGCTGTGA